The proteins below come from a single Pandoraea apista genomic window:
- a CDS encoding chemotaxis protein CheW, translated as MTNRETAREAGPVSGERNPNLRLNVDPHALHRQAAELLDRLPVMPVDPAPWRAVPGEEETARGPSLLLFRLADEWLALPASTIEEVAPMRAWHSVPGHRHRALLGLVNLRGALVPCLSLGELLGVQPAPQSQLSPSNTLRASTSRLLALRHGHHLSAFPVTEVHGIVTPARTAIGSAPATTLGATDGFAVAVLRWHEHVVGVLDPLRVGAAFDRSLA; from the coding sequence ATGACAAATCGCGAAACCGCGCGTGAGGCCGGTCCCGTGTCCGGCGAGCGCAATCCGAATCTCAGGCTGAACGTTGACCCGCATGCCTTGCACCGGCAGGCTGCGGAACTGCTCGACCGGTTGCCGGTGATGCCTGTCGATCCTGCGCCGTGGCGTGCCGTTCCCGGAGAAGAGGAAACGGCGCGCGGCCCCTCGTTGCTGCTGTTCCGTCTGGCCGACGAGTGGCTGGCATTGCCTGCTTCGACCATCGAGGAAGTGGCGCCAATGCGCGCGTGGCACTCGGTGCCCGGGCATCGCCATCGTGCGCTGCTGGGGCTGGTCAATCTGCGCGGCGCCCTTGTGCCGTGCCTGTCGTTGGGGGAATTGCTCGGTGTGCAACCGGCGCCGCAATCGCAGCTCTCACCGTCGAATACGCTTCGCGCGAGTACCTCGCGTCTGCTGGCATTGCGTCATGGTCATCATTTGAGTGCGTTTCCCGTGACGGAAGTGCACGGTATCGTCACGCCTGCCCGAACGGCCATCGGATCGGCCCCTGCCACAACGTTGGGCGCGACCGACGGTTTCGCCGTCGCGGTATTGCGCTGGCACGAGCATGTCGTTGGGGTGCTCGATCCGTTGCGCGTAGGTGCGGCGTTCGATCGGAGTCTCGCATGA
- a CDS encoding CheR family methyltransferase, with the protein MSPVRDIERLLRDTMGLDAQTLGANAIERAVRARLAALSPELGEAPSYSLYWQRLQQSAEELQALIEAVVVPETWFFRHREAFRALAQMALDERAARSGTIRQTQALRLLSLPCATGEEPYSIAMTMFDAGFAAHEFSVDALDISERALAVAREGVYGRNSFRGPPASMQFRERYFTKEDDSYRVVDALRTQVRWHSGNLFDASLVDRLGTFDFVFFRNVLIYFDREGQRRAIAALERLMRMGATLFAGPAEGGTLTSNGMTTTGHVQAFSFRVTGPVSDVAPAPAGMSPLGASHVAGTLDAFSPVLPASTVDATAHRRTQAFHVAHVPAGPARAFAPLPPTPPPPPLVAPRAATATTAATADIRQQLEQARVAADAGDFVRAVALCRHVLATDRANAQAEYLLGLVDDARGDAQGALIHYRRALYLDPGHYEALVHCAAQLDARGDAAGAKRLLERAGRAQRAQGASATDPHDHAHRDGTRHR; encoded by the coding sequence ATGAGCCCCGTGCGCGACATCGAGCGCCTGCTGCGCGACACCATGGGCCTCGACGCACAGACACTCGGCGCGAACGCCATCGAGCGCGCCGTGCGCGCCCGCCTTGCTGCGCTTTCGCCCGAGTTGGGAGAGGCCCCCTCGTACTCGCTGTACTGGCAACGATTGCAGCAATCGGCGGAAGAGCTTCAGGCGTTGATCGAAGCGGTGGTGGTGCCCGAGACGTGGTTCTTCCGTCACCGCGAAGCGTTCAGGGCGCTGGCGCAAATGGCGCTTGACGAGCGCGCCGCGCGAAGCGGGACGATACGGCAGACGCAGGCATTGCGACTGCTGAGCCTGCCCTGTGCGACCGGCGAGGAACCGTATTCCATCGCCATGACGATGTTCGACGCAGGTTTTGCCGCCCACGAGTTCAGCGTCGACGCGCTCGACATCAGCGAGCGGGCGCTTGCCGTGGCGCGCGAAGGGGTGTACGGCCGCAATTCGTTTCGCGGGCCGCCGGCATCGATGCAGTTCCGCGAGCGCTATTTCACTAAGGAAGACGACAGCTATCGCGTCGTCGACGCGCTGCGCACGCAGGTGCGCTGGCATTCGGGCAATCTGTTCGATGCGTCGCTCGTCGACCGGCTGGGCACGTTTGACTTCGTGTTCTTTCGCAACGTGCTGATTTATTTCGACCGCGAAGGACAGCGTCGCGCGATCGCCGCGCTCGAGCGGCTCATGCGCATGGGTGCGACCCTCTTCGCCGGACCCGCCGAGGGCGGCACGTTGACCAGCAACGGCATGACGACGACCGGCCATGTGCAGGCGTTTTCATTCCGCGTGACCGGGCCGGTGAGCGACGTGGCGCCCGCGCCCGCCGGCATGTCGCCCCTCGGGGCATCGCACGTCGCGGGCACGCTCGACGCCTTCAGCCCGGTATTGCCGGCGAGCACGGTCGACGCGACGGCGCATCGGCGCACGCAGGCGTTTCACGTGGCGCACGTCCCTGCCGGTCCCGCACGCGCTTTCGCACCGTTGCCGCCGACACCTCCGCCGCCGCCGCTCGTCGCACCGCGTGCCGCCACCGCCACCACCGCTGCCACCGCCGACATTCGCCAGCAGCTTGAACAGGCGAGGGTCGCTGCCGATGCAGGCGATTTCGTCCGTGCCGTGGCGCTGTGTCGCCATGTACTTGCGACGGACCGTGCCAACGCGCAGGCGGAGTACTTGCTTGGACTCGTCGACGACGCTCGCGGTGACGCCCAAGGGGCGCTGATTCACTACCGTCGTGCGCTCTATCTCGATCCGGGGCATTACGAAGCGCTCGTGCATTGCGCGGCGCAGCTCGACGCACGCGGCGACGCCGCAGGGGCAAAACGCTTGCTGGAACGCGCCGGACGGGCGCAGCGTGCACAAGGGGCCAGTGCCACCGACCCTCATGACCATGCGCATCGCGACGGGACCCGACATCGATGA
- a CDS encoding chemotaxis protein CheW produces MLFLRFAIATDHYVIEASHVAEVLPWLALKRLPAAPAWVAGAFSYRGEPVPVIDLTRLATGAGAPERRSTRLVLVHYPAPGPDARRLGVLVERATDTLRAEASAFQASGIDLPEGRYLGPVLDTDDGLVQWVRVDQLLTDEARALLFDAAREVLTEMPEASS; encoded by the coding sequence ATGTTGTTCCTGCGTTTCGCCATCGCGACCGATCATTACGTCATCGAGGCCAGTCATGTGGCCGAGGTGCTGCCGTGGCTCGCGCTCAAGCGCCTGCCCGCCGCCCCGGCCTGGGTGGCGGGTGCGTTCAGTTATCGTGGCGAACCGGTCCCCGTCATCGATCTGACGCGGCTGGCGACCGGCGCGGGTGCGCCCGAGCGCCGGTCCACGCGGCTGGTGCTCGTGCATTACCCGGCGCCCGGCCCGGACGCGCGCCGCCTTGGCGTGCTCGTCGAGCGTGCCACCGACACGCTGCGCGCCGAGGCTTCGGCGTTCCAGGCGAGCGGCATCGATTTGCCGGAAGGCCGCTATCTCGGTCCCGTGCTCGATACCGACGATGGACTCGTGCAGTGGGTGCGGGTCGATCAATTGCTCACCGACGAGGCGCGCGCCCTGTTGTTCGACGCCGCACGCGAGGTGCTGACCGAGATGCCGGAGGCGTCGTCATGA
- a CDS encoding methyl-accepting chemotaxis protein, protein MKHWSIRHRILASFGLILALMALMAGVAYTRLAAIEQEAHSVETDSTPGLYYSTMLRGAWFESYQLLQQVVAIDDNDKARSLDLDSLRSADTRIDGWIKDYGTTVNRAVDRVQYDEVRGVRQQYGRISNQVLKLVADGQMAAARSMLSDQLFPEWGRGRTAIQRLVDTNKTFADESTHNIAEAVTAAKATLLITLAVALGCAVLCGWLLFRAISVPLASVMQILEIMRSGDLTKRLDLARRDEFGALESGFNRMTDELTGLVGQAQKSALQVTTSVTEIAATSRQQQATASETAATTTEIGATSREIFATSRDLARTMTEVAGVADQAASLAGTGHVGLTRMEDAMRHVMEAAGSVNGKLGILNEKAGNINQVVTTITKVADQTNLLSLNAAIEAEKAGEYGRGFAVVATEIRRLADQTAVATYDIEQMIKEIQSAVSAGVMGMDKFAEEVRRGMDEMRQVGDQLAQIIAQVQTLPPRFQVVSEGMQAQATGAEQINQALVQLSEAAQQTAESLQQSSQAIEELNHVANGLKSGVSRFKVQTLPPSGLV, encoded by the coding sequence GTGAAACACTGGTCGATCCGACATCGCATTCTGGCCAGTTTCGGCCTGATTCTGGCCTTGATGGCGCTCATGGCGGGCGTCGCTTACACGCGGCTGGCTGCCATCGAACAAGAGGCGCACAGTGTGGAGACCGATTCCACACCGGGGCTCTACTACAGCACGATGTTGCGCGGCGCCTGGTTCGAGAGCTATCAGTTGCTCCAGCAGGTCGTGGCCATCGACGACAACGACAAGGCCCGCTCCCTCGATCTCGATAGCCTTCGCAGTGCCGATACCCGCATCGACGGCTGGATCAAGGACTACGGTACGACCGTCAACCGCGCCGTCGATCGTGTGCAGTACGACGAGGTGCGGGGTGTTCGCCAGCAATACGGCCGCATCAGCAATCAGGTGCTCAAGCTTGTCGCCGACGGACAGATGGCGGCGGCGCGCTCGATGCTCTCGGATCAGCTCTTCCCCGAATGGGGGCGCGGCCGTACCGCGATCCAGCGGCTGGTTGACACCAACAAGACCTTTGCCGACGAATCGACGCACAACATTGCCGAGGCCGTGACGGCGGCCAAGGCGACGTTGCTCATTACGCTGGCGGTGGCACTGGGGTGCGCGGTGTTGTGCGGCTGGCTGCTGTTCCGTGCGATCAGCGTGCCGCTCGCGAGCGTGATGCAAATTCTCGAGATCATGCGCTCGGGCGATCTGACCAAGCGTCTCGACCTCGCACGCCGTGACGAATTCGGCGCACTGGAGTCCGGCTTCAACCGGATGACGGACGAACTGACGGGCCTCGTCGGGCAGGCGCAGAAGTCGGCGTTGCAGGTCACGACATCGGTGACCGAGATTGCTGCGACCTCGCGTCAGCAGCAGGCCACGGCGTCGGAGACGGCGGCCACGACAACGGAAATCGGCGCGACGTCGCGCGAGATCTTCGCCACGTCGCGCGATCTGGCGCGCACCATGACCGAAGTGGCGGGGGTGGCCGATCAGGCCGCGTCGCTCGCGGGCACCGGCCACGTCGGCCTCACGCGCATGGAAGACGCGATGCGTCACGTCATGGAAGCCGCGGGCTCGGTCAACGGCAAGCTGGGCATCCTCAACGAGAAGGCCGGCAACATCAATCAGGTCGTTACCACGATCACGAAGGTGGCCGACCAGACCAACCTGCTGTCGCTGAACGCGGCCATCGAGGCCGAGAAGGCGGGCGAGTACGGACGCGGCTTCGCCGTGGTGGCGACCGAGATCCGGCGTCTGGCCGATCAGACGGCCGTGGCGACCTACGACATCGAACAGATGATCAAGGAGATCCAGTCGGCGGTGTCGGCCGGTGTCATGGGCATGGACAAGTTTGCCGAGGAAGTGCGTCGCGGCATGGACGAGATGCGTCAGGTCGGCGATCAGCTCGCCCAGATCATTGCGCAGGTGCAGACGCTGCCGCCGCGCTTTCAGGTCGTCAGCGAGGGCATGCAGGCGCAGGCGACCGGTGCCGAGCAGATCAATCAGGCGCTGGTGCAGCTCTCCGAGGCGGCGCAGCAGACAGCCGAGTCACTCCAGCAGTCGAGTCAGGCCATCGAAGAACTCAATCATGTTGCCAATGGCCTGAAGAGCGGCGTGTCGCGCTTCAAGGTACAGACGCTGCCGCCCTCGGGGCTGGTGTGA
- a CDS encoding 3-keto-5-aminohexanoate cleavage protein, translating to MTRSFALAVAPNGARRTHVDHRALPMTPEALGACAKACLSAGAAMIHLHVRKADGTHSLEVADYRAGIDAVQRAVGRELVLQVTTEAVGIYSPAQQIATVHALHPEAISVALREVMPDAAHAPAAEAFFAWLWQENITAQYILYDTEDVAHYWRLRASGAIRPGRHWVLFVLGRYSKGQLSSPSDLLPFLWAWQAGAQTLGEASTETPWAMCAFGPREAECALAAVLQGGHARIGFENNLYLPDGSVSPDNAASLGALTSAATPLALAPMTADALRALTC from the coding sequence ATGACGCGATCGTTTGCGCTGGCGGTCGCCCCCAACGGCGCCCGTCGCACGCACGTCGATCATCGCGCGCTGCCCATGACGCCGGAAGCACTCGGCGCGTGCGCCAAAGCGTGCCTGAGTGCCGGCGCGGCGATGATCCATCTGCATGTGCGAAAGGCCGATGGCACGCACAGCCTCGAAGTGGCGGACTACAGGGCCGGCATCGATGCCGTGCAGCGAGCCGTTGGCCGCGAACTGGTGTTGCAGGTGACGACCGAGGCGGTCGGCATCTACTCGCCCGCACAGCAGATCGCCACCGTGCATGCCCTGCACCCCGAGGCGATTTCGGTCGCGTTGCGTGAAGTGATGCCGGACGCGGCTCACGCCCCGGCGGCAGAGGCGTTCTTCGCGTGGCTCTGGCAGGAAAACATCACCGCGCAGTACATTCTTTACGACACCGAGGACGTGGCGCATTACTGGCGTTTGCGTGCCAGCGGCGCGATCCGTCCGGGCCGTCACTGGGTGCTGTTCGTGCTGGGCCGGTACAGCAAGGGCCAGTTGTCGTCGCCCTCGGATCTGTTGCCGTTCCTCTGGGCATGGCAGGCCGGTGCGCAGACGCTGGGCGAGGCCTCGACCGAAACCCCATGGGCGATGTGCGCCTTCGGGCCGCGTGAGGCGGAATGCGCGCTGGCTGCCGTGTTGCAGGGCGGCCACGCCCGCATCGGTTTCGAAAACAATCTGTATCTGCCGGACGGCAGCGTTTCGCCGGACAACGCGGCGTCGCTCGGTGCGCTCACGTCAGCGGCAACCCCGCTCGCCCTCGCGCCCATGACGGCGGACGCCTTGCGCGCCCTCACCTGCTGA